In one window of Juglans regia cultivar Chandler chromosome 3, Walnut 2.0, whole genome shotgun sequence DNA:
- the LOC109013086 gene encoding urease accessory protein G, producing MASLPSHDHDHDHDHDHHHHHDHHQDHDHDHTHGDSTTKSWVGLDGKVYHSHDGLAPHSHEPIYSPGYFSRRAPPLLTRDFSERAFTVGIGGPVGTGKTALMLALCKLLRDKYSLAAVTNDIFTKEDGEFLVKHGALPEERIRAVETGGCPHAAIREDISINLGPLEELSNLFKADILLCESGGDNLAANFSRELADYIIYIIDVSGGDKIPRKGGPGITQADLLVINKTDLAPAVGADLTVMERDALRMRDGGPFVFAQVKHGLGVEEIVNHILQAWGAATGKKRH from the exons ATGGCTTCCCTGCCTTCCCACGACCACGACCACGACCACGACCACGACCATCATCATCACCACGACCATCATCAAGATCACGATCATGATCACACTCATGGGGATTCAACAACAAAGTCATGGGTCGGCCTCGATGGTAAGGTGTACCATAGCCATGATGGACTGGCACCGCACTCGCATGAACCCATATACTCCCCAGGCTATTTCAGCAGAAGAGCTCCGCCACTTCTCACCAGGGATTTCAGTGAGAGGGCTTTCACTGTTGGCATCGGTGGCCCAGTTGGTACTGG GAAAACAGCTTTAATGCTGGCTCTTTGCAAATTATTGCGGGATAAGTACAGTCTTGCTGCG GTGACAAATGATATATTCACAAAAGAAGATGGTGAGTTCTTGGTAAAACATGGAGCACTTCCTGAAGAAAGGATACGTGCTGTCGAAACTGGGGGATGTCCACATGCTGCAATCCGCGAAGACATAAGCATTAATCTTGGTCCTCTTGAGGAGCTCTCTAACTTGTTCAAAGCAGACATACTTCTTTGTGAATCTGGGGGAG ATAATTTAGCTGCCAACTTCAGTAGAGAACTGGCTGACTATATCATCTATATAATAGATGTATCTGGTGGTGATAAAATTCCTCGGAAAGGTGGCCCTGGTATCACCCAAGCTGATCTCCTT GTAATAAACAAGACTGACCTTGCACCAGCAGTTGGAGCTGATTTAACTGTCATGGAACGTGATGCACTTCGAATGCGTGATGGAGGGCCATTTGTCTTTGCTCAG GTGAAGCATGGACTTGGTGTAGAGGAGATAGTGAACCACATACTACAGGCTTGGGGAGCAGCGACCGGAAAGAAGCGTCACTGA
- the LOC109021614 gene encoding uncharacterized protein At4g18257-like, producing MGEEVERKRRVVVESLGWLTESSIMPKKHRAIEGVGPSSILELKAHLYKSQEESKKNKELAGVPDSVTFHRAKQNIAASDSFSAKNSGVEARAHKDKLELKAAKDGSTSYAALERKAALYDKLVRGELSDEEDKEKYCVDFFRKNVEQDESEQSQVPDTPAIVPPESENGENDASFLFNTKTVGLGRTAGTLDNDEHKRFVREVHEEVNQAREKASELKLRRQEQAAARREKLRQAYLRKRLENLKSAASKSERT from the exons ATGGGGGAAGAggtggagaggaagaggagggtCGTGGTCGAGTCGCTTGGATGGCTGACGGAGTCTTCCATAATGCCGAAGAAGCACAGGGCAATAGAAGGGGTGGGGCCCTCCTCCATCCTGGAACTCAAGGCCCACCTCTACAAGTCCCAGGAGGAGTCCAAAAAAAACAAGGAACTCGCCGGCGTCCCCGACTCCGTCACTTTTCACCGCGCCAAGCAGAATATCGCCGCATCCGATTCCTTCTCCGCCAAGAACTCCGGCGTCGAAGCCCGCGCCCACAA GGACAAACTCGAGCTGAAAGCAGCTAAAGATGGATCAACCAGCTATGCAGCATTAGAGAGGAAGGCCGCATTGTATGATAAGCTAGTGAGGGGAGAGCTATCTGATGAGGAAGATAAGGAGAAGTATTGTGTTGATTTCTTCCGCAAGAACGTTGAACAGGATGAATCAGAGCAATCTCAGGTCCCAGATACTCCCGCAATAGTACCACCAGAAAGTGAAAATGGCGAGAATGAtgcttcttttttgtttaacaCAAAAACCGTGGGGCTCGGAAGAACAGCTGGAACACTGGACAATGATGAACACAAGCGTTTTGTGAG GGAAGTTCATGAAGAAGTAAATCAAGCAAGAGAAAAGGCGTCTGAGCTCAAACTGCGCAGGCAAGAGCAAGCCGCAGCTCGTCGTGAGAAGCTGAGGCAGGCATATTTAAGGAAACGGCTAGAGAACCTGAAATCTGCTGCATCAAAGTCAGAGCGGACATGA